Proteins encoded in a region of the Triticum dicoccoides isolate Atlit2015 ecotype Zavitan chromosome 3A, WEW_v2.0, whole genome shotgun sequence genome:
- the LOC119271204 gene encoding MADS-box transcription factor 4-like produces the protein MGRGRTEMKRIHNDVSRRATFGKRRRGLLKKAGELAVLCGVDLGLLVFDDGGAGKLFDYCSPSTRSVLRPFRHALVETSEILHYGFDDHADY, from the coding sequence ATGGGCCGCGGGAGGACGGAGATGAAGAGGATCCACAACGACGTGTCGCGCCGGGCCACCTTCGGCAAGCGCCGCCGCGGCCTGCTCAAGAAGGCGGGCGAGCTCGCCGTGCTCTGCGGCGTGGACCTCGGCCTCCTCGTCTTCGACGACGGCGGCGCCGGCAAGCTGTTCGACTACTGCAGCCCCAGCACAAGGTCCGTTCTCCGTCCGTTCCGTCACGCGCTAGTCGAGACAAGCGAGATTCTGCATTATGGTTTTGATGATCATGCCGATTACTGA
- the LOC119271205 gene encoding MADS-box transcription factor 29-like, giving the protein MGRGRTEMKRIHNDVSRRATFGKRRRGLLKKAGELAVLCGVDLGLLVFDDGGAGKLFDYCSPSTSWSELIERYESITNHKFQFQFQFQGIDHDDDDQQPLADLRRERDRLEASVRRQTGEDLPFAATAAELDDLEQRLECVLGEVREMKDKLLEQQLDESYHKVRILQDQNSFLRRLMGQEGQQCAAVEASAVAPKLPAPALGGSFPEEEELTALRLWPRQLPDV; this is encoded by the exons ATGGGCCGCGGGAGGACGGAGATGAAGAGGATCCACAACGACGTGTCGCGCCGGGCCACCTTCGGCAAGCGCCGCCGCGGCCTGCTCAAGAAGGCGGGCGAGCTCGCCGTGCTCTGCGGCGTGGACCTCGGCCTCCTCGTCTTCGACGACGGCGGCGCCGGCAAGCTGTTCGACTACTGCAGCCCCAGCACAAG CTGGAGCGAGCTAATTGAGCGCTACGAGAGCATCACCAACCACAAGTTCCAGTTCCAGTTCCAGTTCCAGGGGatagatcatgatgatgatgatcag CAACCGTTGGCGGATCTGAGGCGTGAGCGTGACCGTCTCGAGGCCAGCGTGAGGAGGCAAACCGGAGAAGATCTGCCATTCGCCGCGACGGCGGCCGAACTGGACGATCTGGAGCAGCGGCTGGAGTGCGTGCTGGGCGAAGTCCGTGAAATGAAG GATAAGCTGCTGGAGCAGCAGTTGGACGAGTCATACCACAAG GTGCGCATCTTGCAGGACCAGAACAGCTTCCTTCGCCGCCTG ATGGGCCAGGAGGGGCAGCAATGTGCTGCTGTGGAGGCATCAGCTGTGGCGCCGAAGCTACCGGCGCCGGCGCTCGGGGGATCCTTCCCAGAGGAGGAGGAGTTGACGGCCCTGCGTTTGTGGCCGCGGCAGCTCCCCGACGTGTAA